The genomic window AGCAAAATTATAGTGGGTCAAAGCAATTGCCAGTCCGTCAGCTGCATCATCTGGCTTGGGTAGATCTGAAAGCTGCAAAAGACGTTTGACCATCTCCTGAACCTGGCGCTTACTTGCCCTGCCATAACCAGCAATCGCAAGCTTAACTTGCAAGGGTGTATACTCGTAAACTTGGTAGTTGGCTTGGGCTAGGGTCAAAAGTATTACTCCCCTGGCCTGTCCGACAGCTATCGCAGTCTTGGCATTGTTGGCAAAAAATAATTCTTCCACCGCTACTGCATCTGGCTTGTATTGTCTAACCAATTCTTCCAGATCACTTGCTATAATCTTCAACCTATCAGCCATAATAGTATCTGGCTTGGTTCTAATTACTCCATGAGTAATCGCTACCGGTTTACGATTGGAAAAATCGACTAGGCCGAATCCGGTCGTAGCAGTACCTGGGTCAACACCCAAAACAACCATGTCTAATCCTGATTGGTGATAACCTCTATCACGTCTCCGACTTCTTCTAGAGCATCAACAAGCTTCTCCAGACTAGTACTCTCCTTCTCTGCAAGCTCTACAGTCTGATTTGCAACCATTTTAATCTCACTAGAAGCCACTAAGTCCCCCAGCTTACTGACAATCTCCTCTAGCTTGTCTGGATCTGTAACCGCAATTAGGGGTGAGCTGTCCTCTATCACATCTTCGACATCAGCATCAATCGCCATCAAAGTCTGTTCGTCTTTGTCGCCTTCCAGGAATTCTATTACTCCTTTACGATCAAACATATAGGCAACAGAACCCGTTGATCCTAGATTGCCTCCATACTTACTAAAAGTTGACCGTACATCTGAAGCTGAACGATTACGATTGTCTGTCACCACTTTGACGAGTATCGCAGTAGCACCTGGCCCATAGCCCTCATAGGTCAACTCCTCCAAAGCACCAGTACCTAATTTGCCACTTCCTCTAGCAATTGCTCGATCAATGTTGGCATTAGGCATATTGGCTTGCTTTGCCTTGGTAATTGCCAACCTTAGCTTGGCATTCATATCTGGATCATCACCATCCCTGGCTGCCAAAGCTATCTCGCCCGCATGTTTAGTAAATATTTTACCCCTCTTGGCGTCTGCCGCTGCTTTCTGATGCTTGATCGAATGCCATTTACTGTGTCCACTCATACTAATAGTATAACACAACAAACTATTGAGGTGACACCGTACAAATCCAGTGATTTGTTGCATAATCAAGGTAAGTGGTAGATTTTTCTCCCCAAAAACGCTCCAGGGTGTCACCTCGCAAATAATACCCATCTTGAGCTAGCAAGGGGTTTGTTCAGGCCAAGCAAGGCATTGATCTTCGCTATGGATTTCTAGCCTCCACCTCTGATCTCGATAAGCTTTGGCCACTACTGCTACCCTACCGACCCAAATCATCTGATTAATATAAAAGTTATCCTTTTTGCTGGTATACAGAATATAATCCATCTTACTTCCTAATGGAATATTGAGATATATTTCTCCCCAGAGTTGCTTGGTTTTATTGCCATCAATCAATAAATAATGCTGATTAGATCCGACCAAAAGAGCTTGACCCTTACTCTTTTCTAGTACAACCCCTTTAACAGGTTGTTTGAAATTTGATTGATAGAAAATCAGACCACAGCCTATTAGGTAAAGTCCAATGTAGAAGGCTGGCAAATACTTAACTATCTTAGATGTATCCAGCTCTAGCTTACTAGCCCTGACTAGTACCAATCCCAAAAGTAGGCTTGCTAATACTATTACTGAGCCTAAATCCAAATCAAGAGTCCAGCTACTAACCGCCAGATCTGCCAATTTACTTAAGGCCTTGAGTGTCCAAGCTATATATTCAAAAGCTGGCATCAGTAACCAGCGTGCCTTATCCTCCAAGACAATACCTAGAGCAGCAACTACTGCCGCCAGCCCCGTACCAATACTAGCGATAGGTAATATCAAGATATTTGCTAGAAAAGACAAAGGCGCAAGCTGGCCAAAATGATATAGTGTGACTGGATATGTAGCTAATTGAGCAGATATACTAATAGCGAAGCCTTGCCTCAAGATTGATGGTACTGGAATAAAGAACAATAAATGATAGACTTTTGACTCAAGGGTTAAGATACCTAGCAGAGATAGGAATGACAATTGCCAACCCAAATCTTCTATCAAGTACCCTGGATTATAAAGACAACAAACCAAAGCTGTCAGAAATAAACAAGTCAAGATTGATACCTGACGAGCATAATACTTCAATCCAAATATAATAGTCAGCATCACTGCCGCTCGAACAATCGAAGCCTCAAAGCTGACCAGAGCTGAAAACCCCCAGACCAGCGTCAAACTCCCTAGTAATTGTGCCTTTCTCCAACCAGGAAAAATTAGTTTTCTAAACACCAAAACCAAAATGGTTAAATTTGCCCCAGATACAGCAATCACATGGGTTAGACCAAGCTTCAAGAAGTCTTGCTTGATTGATATAGGCAAATTACCACTACCTCCCACCAACAAGCCGATTAACAGACTGTCAATCGGTTCCGGGGTAGTAATCTCTATGCCCCTAATAAGTTTTTGCTTGATACTACCTAGTAGATTCTGTTCTATGCCAACAGTATCAATCTCGCTTGATACTATTTTTTGACCAAGCTTATTTTGGGCAGATTCTATTTGTCCAACTATTGATACCTGGTCACCTTCCATAATACCAGCCTGATAGGTATAGACCCTGATCTCAGTCTTAATATCCTCTCCCTCAATCTTTTTTGTCCACACCTCAAACTGATACCCACCATAGTCACTTTCTACCACCCGGCTACCAACCCTAGCTAGTATCTCAACCTCTCTTCCACTATCAAGCCAGAAATAACTACTTGGTTGATGCGTAGCCATTTCTAGTCTGAATGCACCCAAAAAGAAACCTCCCAAAAGCAACCAGATCAACCTCATTCCCAGTAAATTACTTGAAGCTAGAAATATTACGGCAATCAATCCAGGCCAACCCAAAGAGCCAAAGCCAAGATTAGCCTGAGTGATTATTCCCAACATTATTCCGATGGTCAGAAATATCCAAAACTTCTCTCTTCGCATGATTGGTTTAATCCTCTGACTGGCATTGTCGTCCTTTAAGGCTTACCCCTATTCTCATCGTCCTCCGAAACCCGTCCCTCTTCTCTCATCCTCCGAATTTTCGTGAGATGATTATGGGGAATCCAGTACTCGACATGGTACATTGCCTATCACTAATTCAAATACTGGATATCCCATAAATCCCTGCAGGATTTTGGAATATGACAGGATGGGGGTGGATATCCAGCATTACCCTCCTGGTAACCTGAACATAACAGGGGGGGTATTGTCATCATCCAGAAAACCGTCCTTCTCTAGTGATCCTCGTTAGCTCCGAAGGAATTTACGAGGGATCCAGTATTTAAACCCAGACCGACCTGACTAACTGCTATAGTCTCTGGTCTTAAAAAATGTTAATATGTAATTGTCCTAATCATAGCATTGGTTGTCACATTAGTACATGGATCCTTAGCTCAGTTGGCTAGAGCATCTCATTGACGTTGAGAAGGCCGGAGGTTCGAGTCCCCCAGGATCCACCAATAAGCATCCCTCGTCTTACATGTAACCTATAAACAAAGACCCACCCCGCTAGTTTTACCAATATGTAGCTTAGAACCTCGAGGTAGCCTATGATGATAATCCCGTTATTTTCCTATAAAATGACTCTACTAAGAGCCCACTGGATAACCTAGTAAGTTCTTGATATGACCTGGTCATTTGATAACCATCAAAGGCTACACGATAATCTTCGTGCTTACCTTTATTATTTGCATCAAGGCGATTTGGCTCTAGAGTTATTTAAGACAAGCCTAATGTG from Candidatus Saccharibacteria bacterium includes these protein-coding regions:
- a CDS encoding YebC/PmpR family DNA-binding transcriptional regulator, with translation MSGHSKWHSIKHQKAAADAKRGKIFTKHAGEIALAARDGDDPDMNAKLRLAITKAKQANMPNANIDRAIARGSGKLGTGALEELTYEGYGPGATAILVKVVTDNRNRSASDVRSTFSKYGGNLGSTGSVAYMFDRKGVIEFLEGDKDEQTLMAIDADVEDVIEDSSPLIAVTDPDKLEEIVSKLGDLVASSEIKMVANQTVELAEKESTSLEKLVDALEEVGDVIEVITNQD
- a CDS encoding ComEC/Rec2 family competence protein; translation: MRREKFWIFLTIGIMLGIITQANLGFGSLGWPGLIAVIFLASSNLLGMRLIWLLLGGFFLGAFRLEMATHQPSSYFWLDSGREVEILARVGSRVVESDYGGYQFEVWTKKIEGEDIKTEIRVYTYQAGIMEGDQVSIVGQIESAQNKLGQKIVSSEIDTVGIEQNLLGSIKQKLIRGIEITTPEPIDSLLIGLLVGGSGNLPISIKQDFLKLGLTHVIAVSGANLTILVLVFRKLIFPGWRKAQLLGSLTLVWGFSALVSFEASIVRAAVMLTIIFGLKYYARQVSILTCLFLTALVCCLYNPGYLIEDLGWQLSFLSLLGILTLESKVYHLLFFIPVPSILRQGFAISISAQLATYPVTLYHFGQLAPLSFLANILILPIASIGTGLAAVVAALGIVLEDKARWLLMPAFEYIAWTLKALSKLADLAVSSWTLDLDLGSVIVLASLLLGLVLVRASKLELDTSKIVKYLPAFYIGLYLIGCGLIFYQSNFKQPVKGVVLEKSKGQALLVGSNQHYLLIDGNKTKQLWGEIYLNIPLGSKMDYILYTSKKDNFYINQMIWVGRVAVVAKAYRDQRWRLEIHSEDQCLAWPEQTPC
- the ruvC gene encoding crossover junction endodeoxyribonuclease RuvC, whose amino-acid sequence is MVVLGVDPGTATTGFGLVDFSNRKPVAITHGVIRTKPDTIMADRLKIIASDLEELVRQYKPDAVAVEELFFANNAKTAIAVGQARGVILLTLAQANYQVYEYTPLQVKLAIAGYGRASKRQVQEMVKRLLQLSDLPKPDDAADGLAIALTHYNFAKRLDV